A genomic segment from Bacteroidales bacterium encodes:
- the dprA gene encoding DNA-processing protein DprA has product MPLNESLIYQIALTLVPGIGDLQGKKLIAYCNGVEAIFREKKKNLLKIPGIGEVMAHSLHKKDIFTRAEKEMDFIRQYQIAPLFYLEPDYPDRLKHCEDGPMMLYFKGKANLSQKRILSIVGTRMPTEYGKAMCEQIIQDFSEQGVLIVSGLAYGVDTMAHRASLAACLPTIGVLAHGLDQIYPFVNRPLAEKMIENGGLLTEFLSQTSLNRDYFPRRNRIIAGMADATLVIESAQKGGALITADIANSYSRDVFALPGRATDPKSGGCNQLIKTNKAALIHGAADICFMMGWDQSPHLVHIQQKLFTELDEQEKKIFEILEVRKEADIDEIYLNSGMTASKVAAILLKFEFEGLIRSLPGKRYKING; this is encoded by the coding sequence ATGCCTTTGAATGAATCATTGATTTATCAGATTGCCCTGACGCTGGTTCCCGGGATTGGCGATTTACAGGGGAAAAAACTTATTGCCTATTGTAACGGTGTGGAAGCCATATTCAGGGAAAAGAAGAAAAACCTTCTTAAAATTCCGGGAATAGGGGAAGTCATGGCTCATTCCTTACATAAAAAGGATATTTTCACAAGGGCCGAAAAAGAAATGGATTTTATCAGGCAATACCAGATTGCCCCTCTTTTCTATCTGGAGCCTGACTATCCCGACAGGCTGAAACATTGTGAAGACGGGCCTATGATGTTATATTTCAAGGGCAAGGCTAACCTGAGCCAGAAAAGGATATTGAGTATCGTCGGTACCCGTATGCCAACGGAATATGGCAAAGCTATGTGTGAACAGATCATACAGGATTTTTCTGAACAGGGGGTTCTAATCGTGAGCGGATTAGCTTATGGCGTTGACACGATGGCCCATCGGGCTTCGTTGGCGGCCTGCCTGCCTACCATAGGGGTTCTGGCTCATGGACTTGACCAGATCTATCCTTTTGTCAACCGTCCACTGGCGGAAAAAATGATCGAAAATGGTGGCTTATTGACAGAGTTCCTTAGTCAAACCAGCCTGAACCGTGATTATTTTCCCCGGCGCAACAGGATCATTGCAGGTATGGCTGATGCGACACTGGTGATTGAATCGGCTCAGAAAGGAGGGGCTCTGATAACGGCAGATATCGCTAATTCTTACAGCCGCGATGTTTTTGCTCTTCCCGGGCGGGCGACAGATCCAAAATCAGGCGGTTGCAACCAGTTGATTAAAACCAATAAGGCTGCGCTGATCCATGGCGCCGCTGATATTTGTTTCATGATGGGTTGGGACCAGTCGCCCCATTTGGTGCATATTCAGCAGAAATTGTTTACCGAGCTGGATGAACAGGAAAAGAAAATTTTCGAAATCCTTGAAGTCAGAAAAGAAGCCGATATCGATGAGATCTACCTGAATTCAGGCATGACAGCCAGTAAGGTGGCAGCCATCTTACTGAAGTTCGAATTTGAAGGGTTGATCAGGAGCCTTCCCGGGAAAAGATATAAGATCAACGGTTGA
- a CDS encoding PrsW family glutamic-type intramembrane protease, which produces MEYLKFTSFIIAPLIAVLIYIYLRYKFKRFSYSLLFKSFLWGMISILLVLAMQVFASYFGLDNLSNIRRVLFYALVIMAFFAELGKFFFLKGFVYTKPEFKTPVDGIIFAVMISMGFATMNNILYFINIPNLNVNLANAFTAGPANVIFGVMMGFFIGLGKLRKMRFIDSMTGLAAAVFFHALYDFCLLTKDYRLLWAFFIGSSIVAISLCIAGLRIHQDAKAQEGF; this is translated from the coding sequence ATGGAATACTTAAAGTTCACCTCGTTTATCATAGCGCCGCTAATCGCTGTTCTCATTTATATATATCTCAGGTATAAGTTCAAGCGGTTTTCTTATTCACTGCTTTTCAAATCCTTCCTGTGGGGAATGATAAGTATCTTGCTTGTATTGGCGATGCAGGTTTTTGCATCCTATTTTGGGCTTGATAACCTGAGTAATATCCGGAGGGTGTTATTTTATGCCCTGGTAATCATGGCATTTTTTGCTGAATTGGGAAAATTTTTCTTCCTCAAAGGATTCGTTTACACGAAGCCGGAGTTCAAAACACCTGTCGATGGCATCATTTTCGCCGTGATGATCTCTATGGGTTTCGCGACGATGAACAATATTCTGTATTTCATCAATATCCCCAACCTGAATGTTAATTTAGCCAATGCATTCACGGCCGGACCCGCCAATGTCATCTTCGGAGTCATGATGGGCTTTTTCATTGGATTGGGAAAATTAAGGAAGATGCGTTTCATTGATTCAATGACCGGACTAGCTGCTGCTGTATTTTTCCACGCCCTGTATGATTTTTGCCTTTTAACCAAAGATTACAGACTGCTGTGGGCATTTTTTATCGGCTCGTCTATCGTTGCCATTTCCCTTTGTATTGCAGGACTGCGCATCCACCAGGATGCGAAAGCCCAGGAAGGATTCTAA
- the rsgA gene encoding ribosome small subunit-dependent GTPase A, translated as MIGIVTRSTGSWHTVSTESGMSVPCKLKGNFRLKGIRTTNPVAVGDRVEVEMEADMTIGTIIRILERQNYIIRKATNLSKESHIIAANIDQLILVATLAFPRTSTGFIDRVLVTSEAYHIPAIILFNKTDLYTEELIPWLEETEKIYLDAGYPCLRVSAKTREGLESLRAVLKDKVSLVSGHSGVGKSTIINALQPGLNIKIKEISSYHLKGQHATTFPEMHSLSFGGYIIDTPGIKEFGLTHFDKKEVAERFPEMRALMHLCRYSNCTHSHEPDCEVIKALEEGRIHPSRYNNYLSIFYGRDWNEEKWN; from the coding sequence TTGATAGGAATTGTAACGCGCTCAACGGGCAGTTGGCACACAGTATCGACAGAAAGTGGGATGTCGGTGCCTTGCAAGCTTAAAGGAAACTTCCGGTTAAAAGGCATTCGTACGACCAATCCGGTCGCTGTTGGTGACCGGGTGGAAGTTGAAATGGAGGCAGATATGACCATCGGGACAATTATAAGGATTCTCGAACGACAAAATTATATTATCCGGAAGGCGACAAACCTTTCCAAAGAATCACACATTATTGCTGCTAACATTGACCAGCTCATACTGGTTGCCACCCTTGCCTTTCCGAGGACATCCACCGGCTTCATCGACAGGGTATTGGTTACCTCCGAAGCTTATCATATTCCTGCCATCATCCTGTTTAACAAAACAGACCTTTATACTGAAGAATTGATCCCCTGGCTTGAAGAGACGGAAAAAATTTATCTTGATGCCGGTTACCCCTGCCTGAGGGTGTCTGCTAAGACCAGGGAAGGATTGGAAAGTCTCAGGGCCGTTTTAAAAGACAAGGTCAGTCTGGTCTCCGGGCATTCCGGTGTCGGTAAATCCACCATTATCAATGCTTTGCAGCCAGGTCTCAATATAAAGATCAAGGAAATATCTTCCTATCATTTAAAAGGACAACATGCGACGACATTTCCGGAGATGCATTCGCTGTCTTTCGGTGGTTATATCATCGATACCCCTGGGATTAAAGAATTTGGCCTGACACATTTCGATAAGAAGGAAGTCGCTGAACGTTTCCCCGAAATGCGGGCGTTGATGCATCTTTGCCGTTACAGTAACTGCACCCATTCGCATGAACCGGACTGCGAGGTCATAAAAGCTTTGGAAGAGGGAAGGATACATCCTTCCAGGTATAATAATTACCTTAGCATTTTTTACGGCAGAGACTGGAACGAGGAAAAATGGAATTAG
- a CDS encoding CBS domain-containing protein, translating to MIAKEIASDDILPLKTSDTCSFALNAMEENRVNHMPVVNERELLGVVAEFDLVNHLDLHDPVGNVKLSLPHAFISDHQHVFDAMKMITEMKLSLLPVVDQRNSYTGVITLPNLLKYLTMNISVLNPGGLIVLEVAENNYSMAEISQIIESNNARIIGAFFTTHPDSTLIDLTLKINDIDLNPVIQTFQRYNYTIKATFAEKDDLDDLKERYDALMNYLSI from the coding sequence ATGATAGCGAAAGAAATAGCTTCCGACGATATATTACCGCTGAAAACTTCCGATACCTGTTCCTTCGCTTTGAATGCCATGGAGGAGAACAGGGTCAATCACATGCCTGTGGTGAATGAAAGGGAATTGCTTGGCGTGGTGGCCGAATTTGACCTGGTCAATCATCTTGACCTCCATGACCCTGTCGGTAATGTTAAACTTTCATTGCCCCATGCATTCATTTCTGATCACCAGCATGTTTTTGATGCGATGAAGATGATAACGGAAATGAAATTATCGCTCCTACCCGTCGTTGACCAGCGAAATTCCTATACCGGCGTGATCACCCTGCCAAACCTGTTAAAGTATCTTACCATGAACATTTCTGTGTTGAACCCCGGCGGCCTGATTGTACTTGAAGTGGCTGAAAATAATTATTCCATGGCTGAAATCTCCCAAATCATCGAGTCCAACAATGCACGGATAATTGGCGCTTTCTTTACTACCCATCCCGATTCTACTTTGATCGACCTCACTTTGAAGATTAATGATATTGATCTGAATCCTGTCATTCAGACCTTTCAACGGTATAATTATACCATAAAAGCGACTTTTGCAGAAAAAGACGACCTGGATGACCTGAAGGAACGATATGATGCCCTGATGAATTACCTGAGCATTTGA
- a CDS encoding NAD kinase produces MVIAIFGRAVSLENLKYVQRVVDKLILKNCRLIIYKPFFEMLQDKVEFPSEVNFFVDYQDIEGKVDFLFSIGGDGTILDALSMVRDSGIPIMGINIGRLGFLSSIAKDEILPAIDKVLARDYQIDSRTLVRLSQPKDLFGEMNYALNELTITRRDTASLIVLHVYIDGMFLNSYWADGLIIATPTGSTAYSLSSGGPILTPGSENFVLTPIAPHNLTVRPVVIPDKSKIRIIVEAREEQFLVSLDSRRAIIYSNFELIVEKADFKVNIVQMKGKDFFMTIREKLKWGLDARN; encoded by the coding sequence ATGGTGATAGCCATTTTCGGAAGAGCGGTTTCCCTGGAAAACCTGAAGTATGTGCAACGCGTTGTCGATAAACTGATCTTAAAAAATTGCCGGTTGATCATTTATAAGCCTTTTTTTGAAATGTTACAAGATAAGGTTGAGTTTCCTTCAGAAGTCAATTTTTTCGTTGATTATCAGGATATTGAAGGAAAAGTTGACTTTCTTTTCTCTATTGGCGGCGACGGGACGATCCTTGATGCTTTATCAATGGTCAGAGATTCAGGAATTCCCATAATGGGGATTAATATCGGACGGCTTGGATTCCTTTCAAGTATTGCAAAAGATGAAATACTGCCTGCCATTGATAAAGTCCTTGCCCGGGATTACCAGATCGATTCACGTACCCTCGTGAGGCTAAGCCAACCAAAAGATCTTTTCGGTGAAATGAATTATGCGTTGAACGAACTGACCATAACCCGGAGAGATACCGCATCCCTGATCGTGCTGCATGTATACATCGATGGTATGTTCCTGAATTCATACTGGGCTGACGGGTTAATTATTGCCACTCCTACAGGCTCTACTGCCTACTCCCTCAGTAGCGGAGGCCCAATATTGACACCCGGTTCCGAGAATTTTGTGCTGACCCCAATTGCCCCGCACAATTTAACCGTCAGGCCGGTCGTTATACCTGACAAATCAAAGATCAGGATTATCGTGGAAGCGAGGGAAGAGCAATTCCTCGTCAGCCTCGATTCCAGGAGGGCCATCATTTACTCAAACTTTGAACTGATTGTTGAAAAAGCAGATTTTAAAGTCAATATTGTTCAGATGAAAGGAAAGGACTTTTTTATGACGATCAGGGAAAAGCTTAAATGGGGTTTGGATGCCCGAAACTGA
- a CDS encoding DUF6089 family protein, whose translation MKKRFLTFAFALIGMTALPQTMEVGLFGGLSYYLGDLNPGIHFLAPKPAYGVLARYKLDSRWVIKASAFRGKVKGDDRMGRTNDLRGLKFESRITDISITAEFNFFDYFTGSRRNTITPCIFGGIGVFFFKPTADGVDLRSIGTEGQNVGFDGRKPYKLFTFSVPFGIGAKYSINSRLCLSAEWGLRKTFTDYLDDVSTTYYLDGSQIDVSQPEEVLSDPTFLHTARQERGNPTTNDWYNFTGISLTYKFRLFGNKKCLDQLRSTPN comes from the coding sequence ATGAAGAAACGTTTTTTAACTTTCGCTTTTGCCCTAATTGGAATGACAGCCTTACCACAAACCATGGAAGTGGGTCTGTTTGGAGGTTTATCTTATTACCTTGGCGATTTGAACCCGGGCATCCATTTTCTCGCTCCTAAACCAGCCTATGGTGTTCTTGCCCGGTATAAGCTTGACTCAAGATGGGTGATCAAGGCCAGTGCATTCAGGGGCAAAGTCAAAGGAGATGACCGGATGGGCCGTACCAATGATTTACGCGGCCTTAAATTTGAATCAAGGATAACTGATATTTCCATTACTGCTGAATTCAACTTTTTCGATTACTTCACCGGGAGCAGGCGGAATACCATAACGCCCTGTATCTTTGGCGGTATTGGAGTGTTTTTTTTCAAGCCTACGGCTGACGGGGTAGATTTAAGAAGTATCGGAACCGAAGGTCAGAATGTTGGATTTGATGGCCGTAAACCATATAAGTTATTTACTTTCAGTGTACCTTTCGGAATAGGTGCCAAGTATAGTATTAACAGCCGATTATGTCTTTCAGCGGAGTGGGGTTTGAGGAAAACGTTCACAGATTACCTGGATGACGTAAGTACGACTTATTATCTTGATGGTTCACAAATCGATGTAAGTCAACCTGAAGAGGTCTTGTCTGATCCAACATTTCTGCATACAGCCAGGCAGGAAAGAGGAAATCCGACAACGAACGATTGGTATAATTTTACCGGTATTTCGCTGACCTATAAATTCCGTCTTTTTGGCAACAAGAAATGCCTTGATCAACTGAGGTCTACACCAAACTAG
- a CDS encoding isoprenyl transferase, translating into MSFKEQLDLNNLPNHVAIIMDGNGRWAKARGKPRTFGHKQGVTAVREAAESAAEIGIKYLTLYAFSTENWKRPKFEIDALMHLLLQTINKETKTLNKNRIRLHAIGNLEALPESIHRQLIQTMNDTSGNDRMTLTLALSYSSRWEILEAVKSIARDLAHHRITDEDITSDLFTTRLPSYPLPEPELLIRTSGEYRVSNFLLWQIAYSELFFCNKYWPDFRKEDLYEAVYNYQHRERRFGKTSDQITENHNG; encoded by the coding sequence ATGAGCTTTAAAGAACAACTGGATCTGAACAACTTGCCCAATCACGTGGCCATAATAATGGATGGTAACGGGCGGTGGGCTAAAGCGAGGGGCAAGCCCAGGACTTTCGGTCATAAACAGGGCGTTACGGCTGTCAGGGAAGCTGCTGAATCTGCCGCTGAAATCGGTATCAAATATCTTACATTGTACGCTTTCTCTACTGAAAACTGGAAAAGACCGAAATTTGAAATAGATGCCCTGATGCATTTGCTCCTCCAGACAATTAATAAGGAAACCAAGACATTGAATAAAAATAGGATCCGCCTTCATGCCATTGGCAACCTTGAAGCTCTTCCGGAAAGCATTCACAGACAACTTATCCAGACTATGAATGATACATCCGGCAATGACCGGATGACACTCACCCTGGCGCTTAGTTACAGCTCGAGGTGGGAAATCCTTGAGGCCGTGAAAAGTATTGCCCGGGATCTGGCTCATCATCGCATTACTGACGAAGATATTACTTCTGATTTATTTACCACCCGGCTCCCTTCTTATCCCCTACCGGAACCGGAATTGCTGATCCGAACCAGCGGTGAATACCGGGTAAGTAATTTTTTGTTATGGCAAATTGCCTATTCGGAGTTATTTTTTTGTAATAAATATTGGCCTGATTTCAGAAAAGAGGACCTTTACGAAGCAGTTTACAATTACCAGCACCGTGAAAGGCGGTTTGGCAAAACGAGTGATCAGATCACGGAAAATCATAATGGATGA
- a CDS encoding BamA/TamA family outer membrane protein: MMRGISFPSCWKYLRICGLISLALISFLMSPNQALSQVSLGDGTLVDYTRPVEYVIGGITVSGAEYLDKNVLVMLAGLNVGEKVTIPGEEISKAIKKLWDQGLFENIGIYITDVQGENVFLEMRLKERPRLSRFSLKGINKTEADNLREKIKITRGDVITESLLMNTKHRIKEHFRDKGFLDTEVDIKQTADTTRANNVILDIDIQKNSRVKIKKIHVYGNKEFNTQKIKNTLKETKEMGKFNPLQDIELTILYDLQEIFRLNTQGVVDSTMAHLNRTVKIRIFKPSRFIQDKYDEDLMKVIAKYNNMGYRDAVISRDSLYRNEDKTLSLDLYIDEGPQYYFRNITWVGNTKYTAEQLNNVLKIKKGDLYNREILETNLSFNPNEQDVSALYLDDGYLFFAADPVEVKVENDSIDIEIRIREGKQARINKVSISGNTKTNDHVVIRELRTRPGQLFSRTDIIRTTRELAQLRYFDPEKIVPDILPNAADGTVDITYKVEETSSDQIELSGGWGYGRIIGTLGLSFNNFSIRKIFAQGAWKPVPAGDGQKLSLRLQSYGKGYLSYSASFTEPWLGGKKPNAFSVTYWHSLYSNGKSKKDPLRSEFVINGLTLGLGKRLTWPDDFFTLYQAITLQRYDLYQYSQIFVFGSGTGTYNNYNYNIIFGRSSISQPIYPTSGSDVSVSLELTPPYSLFNDKDYSIMEPEEKYKWIEYHKWKVNATFYTEIFSKAVIMTRAKFGFLGLYNQDIGITPFERFYLGGDGLSGYNNLDGREIIGMRGYRNESITPDYYLNKNIGGTIFTKYTLELRYPLSLNPSATIFALAFVEGGNSWLGFADFNPFAIYRSAGFGVRVFLPMFGLLGLDWGYGFDPVRGIPSANGSQFHFSINSSID, encoded by the coding sequence ATGATGAGGGGAATTAGTTTTCCGTCATGCTGGAAATATCTGCGAATTTGCGGGCTGATTTCACTCGCCCTGATTTCATTTCTTATGAGCCCAAATCAGGCTCTTTCCCAGGTTTCTTTAGGGGACGGCACCTTAGTTGATTATACCCGACCCGTTGAATACGTAATAGGAGGAATTACTGTCTCAGGAGCAGAATACCTCGATAAAAATGTCCTGGTGATGCTGGCCGGTTTAAACGTTGGAGAGAAAGTGACCATTCCCGGCGAGGAAATTTCCAAAGCAATTAAAAAACTATGGGACCAGGGCCTCTTTGAAAATATTGGTATTTATATTACTGATGTCCAGGGAGAAAATGTGTTCCTGGAAATGCGCCTGAAAGAAAGACCCCGCTTATCAAGGTTCTCCCTGAAAGGGATCAATAAAACAGAAGCTGATAATCTTCGTGAAAAGATTAAAATTACGCGGGGAGATGTCATTACTGAAAGTTTATTGATGAATACTAAACACAGGATCAAAGAACATTTTCGCGATAAGGGATTTCTTGACACGGAAGTAGATATTAAACAGACGGCGGATACAACGCGGGCTAACAATGTTATCCTGGATATCGACATCCAAAAAAATAGCAGGGTCAAAATCAAGAAGATCCATGTTTATGGTAATAAAGAATTTAATACCCAGAAAATTAAAAATACCCTGAAAGAAACTAAGGAAATGGGGAAATTTAACCCACTGCAGGATATTGAACTGACCATTCTCTATGACCTGCAGGAAATTTTCCGGTTAAACACACAGGGGGTAGTCGATTCTACCATGGCACACCTCAACCGAACGGTGAAAATCCGGATTTTTAAACCTTCAAGGTTTATACAAGATAAGTATGACGAAGACCTGATGAAGGTTATCGCAAAATATAACAACATGGGTTACAGGGATGCTGTTATATCAAGGGATTCGCTATATCGTAACGAGGATAAGACACTTAGCCTTGATTTATATATAGATGAAGGGCCGCAGTACTATTTCAGGAATATTACCTGGGTCGGAAATACGAAATATACGGCAGAACAATTGAATAACGTACTTAAGATAAAAAAAGGCGATTTGTATAACAGGGAAATACTGGAAACTAACCTGTCATTTAATCCCAATGAGCAGGATGTCAGTGCTTTATATCTTGATGATGGCTATTTATTCTTTGCTGCCGATCCCGTCGAAGTTAAAGTTGAAAATGATTCTATCGATATTGAGATTCGTATCCGGGAGGGAAAACAAGCCCGGATTAATAAAGTATCCATTAGTGGGAATACTAAAACAAATGACCACGTCGTGATTCGAGAGCTGCGCACCAGGCCGGGTCAATTGTTCAGCCGCACTGACATTATCAGGACTACCCGTGAACTGGCACAGCTCCGGTATTTTGACCCGGAGAAGATCGTCCCTGATATTTTACCGAATGCAGCAGATGGTACTGTTGATATTACGTATAAAGTGGAAGAAACGTCATCCGATCAGATCGAGTTGAGCGGCGGTTGGGGCTATGGCAGGATTATCGGGACCCTGGGCTTATCATTCAATAACTTTTCAATACGTAAAATTTTTGCTCAAGGAGCCTGGAAACCAGTGCCCGCTGGAGATGGCCAGAAGCTAAGCCTCAGGTTACAATCTTATGGAAAAGGATATCTGAGTTATAGCGCCTCCTTCACAGAGCCTTGGCTGGGAGGCAAAAAACCCAATGCTTTTAGCGTAACATATTGGCATTCTCTTTATTCCAACGGTAAATCAAAAAAGGACCCGCTCAGATCCGAGTTTGTAATCAATGGATTGACACTCGGTTTAGGAAAGAGGCTAACCTGGCCCGATGACTTTTTTACCCTTTATCAGGCCATTACGCTGCAACGCTATGATCTTTATCAGTATTCCCAGATCTTTGTTTTTGGATCCGGGACAGGTACATATAATAATTATAATTATAATATCATCTTTGGCAGAAGCTCTATCAGCCAACCCATTTATCCTACATCCGGATCTGATGTTTCAGTGTCCCTTGAGCTGACTCCGCCTTATTCCCTTTTCAATGATAAGGATTACTCAATCATGGAACCCGAGGAAAAATATAAATGGATAGAATACCATAAGTGGAAAGTGAACGCCACCTTCTATACTGAAATTTTCAGCAAAGCAGTGATCATGACCCGTGCAAAGTTTGGATTCCTGGGCCTGTACAACCAGGACATCGGCATAACGCCATTTGAACGCTTTTACCTTGGAGGCGACGGCCTGTCAGGTTATAACAATCTTGATGGCCGGGAAATCATTGGCATGAGAGGTTATCGCAATGAATCCATTACCCCGGATTATTATCTGAATAAAAATATCGGGGGCACCATCTTTACCAAGTACACGCTTGAACTGCGTTATCCCCTCTCACTCAACCCCAGTGCAACCATCTTTGCCCTGGCATTCGTGGAAGGAGGTAATTCCTGGCTTGGATTTGCCGATTTTAATCCCTTTGCCATATACCGCTCGGCCGGCTTTGGCGTTAGGGTTTTCCTGCCCATGTTTGGTTTATTGGGGCTCGACTGGGGCTATGGATTCGATCCGGTCCGCGGCATCCCTTCTGCGAATGGATCACAATTTCATTTTTCTATTAATTCATCTATCGATTAA
- a CDS encoding OmpH family outer membrane protein: MKKIIIICSLLVMAFLPGFGQKYAFVDTDYILNNIPEYTDAQALLDDLSAEWQKEIEGKFQEIDKLYRDYQAESILLPEDLKKQRENEIIQKEKEAKDLQKKRFGKDGDLFKKRIELVQPIQEKLFNAIQDMAVTRNYAFIFDKASGAALLFADAKFDISDDVLDEIGTVMQTVRRESRTRPSVQLGASQAASGKGTTGQPTPGQMVPQQRPGQGSTGTGDKGNTGVNPNAGSNPPMPPPGEKKPK; encoded by the coding sequence ATGAAAAAGATCATTATTATTTGTTCACTTCTTGTGATGGCCTTTCTTCCCGGTTTTGGCCAGAAGTATGCGTTTGTCGATACCGATTATATTCTGAATAATATACCTGAATATACGGATGCACAAGCTTTACTGGATGACTTGTCAGCTGAATGGCAAAAAGAAATTGAAGGCAAGTTCCAGGAGATCGATAAATTATACCGGGATTATCAGGCCGAGTCAATTTTGTTGCCGGAAGACCTCAAGAAACAAAGAGAGAATGAGATCATCCAAAAGGAGAAGGAGGCCAAGGATCTGCAGAAAAAGCGATTTGGTAAGGATGGTGATCTGTTTAAGAAGAGAATTGAACTGGTTCAGCCTATACAGGAGAAATTGTTCAATGCTATTCAGGATATGGCCGTTACCCGCAATTATGCATTCATTTTTGATAAAGCTTCCGGAGCTGCCCTGCTTTTTGCTGATGCAAAATTTGATATAAGCGATGATGTGCTGGATGAAATCGGTACTGTAATGCAGACGGTCAGGAGAGAAAGCAGAACAAGGCCTTCGGTCCAGCTGGGAGCTAGCCAGGCGGCGTCAGGAAAAGGTACTACCGGCCAGCCAACACCCGGTCAAATGGTGCCTCAGCAAAGGCCAGGCCAGGGTAGCACAGGAACTGGCGATAAGGGTAATACAGGCGTGAATCCAAATGCCGGCAGCAATCCCCCCATGCCGCCTCCCGGTGAAAAAAAGCCTAAATAA
- a CDS encoding OmpH family outer membrane protein, whose translation MEKFLRPVLVIMLCALMCTGYSQVNAKLGYIDSNALLEMMPGKDSIQKVLQDYGKSLETQLQTMYAEYQTKVQDYQTNSRTMSDIIRQTKEKELADLETRIQTFQQQADTDLQEKQVTLLQPLLDKAKGAITAVAKENGYTYIFDVGTGAVLFYEKGENILPLVKVKLGLK comes from the coding sequence ATGGAAAAATTCTTAAGACCAGTCCTGGTGATCATGTTATGTGCATTAATGTGCACTGGATACAGCCAGGTGAATGCTAAATTGGGTTATATTGATTCCAATGCACTGCTCGAAATGATGCCGGGTAAAGACTCTATTCAGAAAGTCCTTCAGGACTATGGAAAATCTCTGGAAACACAGCTTCAAACCATGTATGCTGAATATCAGACCAAAGTTCAGGATTACCAGACTAATTCCCGTACCATGTCTGACATTATCCGTCAGACAAAAGAAAAGGAACTTGCAGACCTTGAAACGCGGATACAGACTTTCCAGCAACAAGCCGATACTGATTTACAGGAAAAACAGGTTACTTTGCTGCAGCCATTGCTGGATAAAGCAAAAGGCGCCATTACAGCCGTTGCGAAAGAAAACGGTTATACCTACATTTTCGATGTTGGAACCGGCGCTGTATTGTTTTATGAAAAGGGTGAAAATATCCTGCCGTTGGTAAAAGTTAAACTTGGATTAAAATAA